Proteins encoded within one genomic window of Mesobacillus subterraneus:
- a CDS encoding ABC transporter ATP-binding protein, translating into MFELKNVRVDGILQIQQLMIPKNQFTCILGPSGSGKSTLLRLLNDLSSPDEGEIFFRNLPVSEIDPLQLRRTVVMVSQAPVIFDGSIEDNLQIGLSFSGKEAAEVPEMESMLKLFMLDKNLSDEAEHLSGGEKQRLSWARAMVLDPEVFLLDEPTSALDEDTARTVLTRFQEYAKKNSKTVIMITHSKELAELVAENTIDMPKYSIESGVR; encoded by the coding sequence ATGTTTGAACTGAAGAATGTCAGAGTGGATGGTATTTTACAAATTCAGCAGCTGATGATTCCGAAAAACCAATTCACCTGTATCCTTGGGCCGAGCGGAAGCGGCAAGTCGACGCTGTTGAGGCTTTTGAATGATCTGTCCAGTCCTGACGAAGGGGAGATTTTCTTTAGAAACCTACCCGTCAGTGAAATCGATCCCCTGCAGCTCAGAAGAACGGTTGTGATGGTGTCGCAGGCGCCGGTCATCTTTGATGGCAGCATTGAAGATAATTTGCAGATTGGCCTTTCTTTTTCCGGAAAAGAAGCAGCTGAAGTTCCAGAGATGGAATCAATGTTAAAGCTGTTTATGCTGGATAAAAACCTAAGCGATGAAGCGGAACACCTATCCGGAGGCGAGAAACAGCGACTTTCCTGGGCAAGGGCCATGGTGCTTGATCCCGAAGTGTTTTTGCTGGACGAGCCAACTTCTGCGCTGGATGAGGATACAGCCCGTACTGTGTTAACAAGGTTTCAGGAATATGCGAAAAAGAATTCGAAAACGGTCATCATGATCACTCATTCGAAGGAACTTGCCGAGCTTGTCGCCGAGAATACTATTGACATGCCCAAATATTCCATTGAAAGCGGGGTGCGCTGA
- a CDS encoding PadR family transcriptional regulator, with protein MEDKVLRKLFLGFIQIHILHHAKEQPIFGLWMLEELKEHGYSLSAGTLYPILHSMESDGLLIKEERNVEGKIRKYYRTTDKGNSVLEEAQKKAYELFKEIKD; from the coding sequence ATGGAGGATAAGGTCCTCAGGAAACTTTTTCTCGGATTCATCCAGATTCATATTTTACACCATGCGAAGGAGCAGCCGATTTTTGGGCTGTGGATGCTGGAAGAGCTGAAAGAGCATGGATACAGTTTAAGCGCCGGCACACTATACCCCATTCTGCACAGTATGGAATCAGACGGTCTGCTTATTAAAGAAGAAAGAAATGTCGAGGGCAAAATTCGAAAATACTACCGGACAACGGACAAAGGCAACAGCGTGCTTGAGGAAGCCCAAAAGAAAGCGTACGAACTGTTCAAGGAAATCAAAGATTGA
- a CDS encoding ABC transporter permease subunit gives MVIKSAIRVITVILQYIAGVLLFITIGSLPVLLRGLTFDTEGYFHNIWELAFKIFTLSNLTYDGKHEMLPAVMGRFFYSMKTLGMAMFVATAMAFLLSYLVVLFFEKKKDYILSFIEIIRSIPDVLWMFLLQAAVIWVFKTFGVKFVQTTSLGSDNQAVLLPLISLSLPISLFLTQIIVLKIFEELDKQYILLAKAKGLSFFYMLNVHVVRNISEDLKGHFKTIVWMMLSTLVMVEYIFNLNGLMLFNIKYVSVELFVFSCILFFTPFFLIYRLIDFRRLSI, from the coding sequence ATGGTGATAAAAAGTGCAATTCGGGTCATCACCGTTATTTTGCAGTACATAGCAGGTGTGCTCCTGTTTATAACCATCGGGAGCCTGCCAGTCCTTTTGAGGGGTTTGACGTTTGATACGGAGGGTTATTTTCACAATATATGGGAATTGGCTTTTAAGATTTTCACCTTAAGTAATCTAACTTACGATGGAAAGCATGAGATGCTGCCGGCGGTGATGGGCCGATTTTTCTATTCGATGAAGACATTGGGCATGGCAATGTTTGTGGCAACAGCGATGGCGTTCCTGCTATCCTACTTGGTCGTGCTCTTTTTTGAAAAGAAAAAAGACTATATTCTAAGCTTCATAGAAATCATTCGTTCCATCCCTGATGTGCTATGGATGTTCCTGCTGCAGGCGGCTGTGATTTGGGTATTTAAAACCTTCGGGGTGAAATTCGTCCAGACGACCTCGCTCGGTAGCGATAACCAGGCTGTCCTGCTTCCACTCATCAGTTTGAGCCTGCCAATTTCTCTTTTTTTGACGCAGATTATCGTCCTTAAAATCTTTGAAGAGCTGGATAAGCAGTACATACTATTAGCCAAAGCAAAAGGGCTGTCCTTTTTTTACATGCTGAATGTCCACGTGGTCCGCAATATCAGCGAGGATTTGAAAGGGCACTTCAAGACGATTGTGTGGATGATGCTCTCAACACTCGTTATGGTCGAATACATATTTAATCTGAATGGTTTGATGCTGTTCAATATCAAGTATGTTTCCGTCGAGCTGTTCGTGTTTAGCTGTATTCTGTTCTTTACGCCATTTTTCCTGATTTATAGACTAATAGATTTTAGAAGGTTATCAATATGA
- a CDS encoding peptide ABC transporter permease produces MIRLLKTKKFIFGVSFLTILLILSILNTVVNDGKIRQVQFIYNEEGTLEKAPPYPPFDVFLFGSDMYGYDMLHTVIEGAKYSIGIVLVVAFLRMILSIVLSYFLFRVPDRIFNLIKTVSEPLSFFPQTLIAYFLLVSVVMYTIHGFHHPLWVRVVYEFIILVLIALPALTVQLIEKKRRVWKEEFIKSAITLGGSKRHIYFKHVLPQLYEEWILMFGQQFLQVLALLVHLGVLLILFGGTITGEGPPSSVTHEWSGLIGINKRFMLAHEWIVYVPILFFALTALSVAMINKALSDFFK; encoded by the coding sequence ATGATCAGATTGCTGAAAACGAAAAAATTCATATTTGGGGTATCCTTTCTGACAATCCTGCTGATACTGAGTATTTTGAATACCGTTGTGAATGACGGCAAAATCAGACAAGTCCAGTTCATCTATAATGAAGAAGGAACCCTGGAAAAAGCGCCGCCATATCCGCCGTTTGATGTTTTTCTGTTTGGCTCAGATATGTATGGCTATGATATGCTCCACACCGTGATTGAAGGGGCAAAATATTCAATTGGCATCGTCCTGGTCGTCGCTTTTTTAAGGATGATTTTATCAATTGTCTTGAGTTATTTTCTATTCAGGGTGCCGGACCGGATCTTCAATCTGATAAAAACGGTTTCGGAGCCATTATCCTTTTTCCCGCAGACATTGATTGCCTACTTCCTGCTCGTTTCGGTCGTCATGTATACAATCCACGGCTTCCATCATCCTTTATGGGTCAGGGTGGTCTATGAGTTCATCATTCTAGTCCTGATTGCGCTGCCGGCGTTGACCGTCCAGCTGATTGAGAAAAAGCGCCGGGTTTGGAAGGAAGAATTCATTAAATCGGCGATTACTCTTGGCGGGAGCAAGCGCCATATCTATTTCAAGCACGTCCTTCCGCAATTGTATGAAGAATGGATCTTGATGTTCGGCCAGCAGTTTTTGCAGGTGCTCGCACTGCTCGTGCACCTTGGCGTCTTGCTCATCCTCTTTGGAGGAACGATTACGGGTGAGGGACCACCCTCATCGGTCACACATGAGTGGTCAGGGTTGATTGGCATTAACAAGCGTTTCATGCTTGCTCATGAGTGGATCGTTTATGTGCCGATTCTGTTTTTCGCGTTGACTGCGCTGAGCGTAGCGATGATCAATAAGGCTTTGAGTGACTTTTTCAAATAA
- a CDS encoding sensor histidine kinase, translating into MRCLEKALSQRREKSAKLFMNSVSLIGWLLILLSLVKLEPPGEPVVLALLFLFLLISEYYPMPVWRGHTAITFPVVYVLFLLYGFPYTAIAFAGAVLIVNLVHRRPLRTVLFNPAQLVISFYVAAMTLPLMEPLLEKLALTQIIEGMFGYILLLAVYVLVNNVIVDLVLVIRPQHYSFKMWKQKSLTELNSAGISLIYGITLYVVGSQNRGEIDVFAYFFFFSPLVGISLLSATIARLKREKNRLKLLFSITSELNQMLPSQDWLSALRGSFNELIGAEASLLWIKKDGEWELSFKDGRTVAKCELTPEALAEFDGMRSPVVFNDRKKDGGVAAACFEEDVKAFVYSPLVIENETIGMFIVARSRTKSFEDHDVQSIATLANQLAVIIKTRMLFTEKEKVIVLEERNRIARDIHDGVAQTLAGAVMKLETAGKKFTKNPEETKKLVDESVMGLRESLKEVRESIYALRPYPTQKATLAEAILRKIEAVQKEYRQDIEFEIRGQEQELSPMVEKVLFDTFQESLHNAIKHSQATKVEVLLSYQTEHILLKIKDEGKGFSLFQAMLKARNQPHFGILQMNDAAEKINASLQIDSKEGSGTEVSITVPRMGIEGETTNDQAHASG; encoded by the coding sequence GTGCGTTGTTTGGAAAAGGCCCTTTCACAAAGAAGGGAAAAGTCTGCAAAGTTGTTCATGAACTCGGTATCATTGATTGGCTGGCTGCTCATCCTTCTCTCTCTTGTAAAATTGGAACCTCCCGGCGAACCGGTTGTTTTAGCCCTTTTATTTTTATTCCTGCTTATTAGCGAGTACTACCCGATGCCAGTTTGGAGAGGGCATACAGCGATCACATTCCCGGTGGTCTATGTTTTATTTTTGCTGTATGGATTTCCGTACACTGCAATCGCTTTTGCTGGCGCAGTCCTGATTGTGAACCTCGTCCATAGAAGGCCGCTCAGGACCGTACTATTCAACCCCGCCCAGCTCGTGATCAGTTTTTATGTTGCTGCAATGACACTTCCTCTAATGGAACCTCTCTTGGAAAAGCTGGCACTCACTCAGATTATAGAGGGAATGTTCGGTTACATTCTCCTGTTAGCTGTCTATGTTTTAGTCAACAACGTGATTGTCGACCTTGTTCTCGTTATCAGGCCGCAGCATTATTCTTTTAAAATGTGGAAGCAAAAGAGTCTCACGGAACTGAATAGTGCAGGTATTTCGTTGATTTACGGAATTACCCTGTATGTCGTGGGCAGCCAAAATCGCGGTGAAATCGATGTATTTGCTTACTTCTTCTTTTTCTCGCCGCTAGTAGGGATTTCCCTCTTGAGCGCGACGATTGCCAGGCTGAAAAGAGAGAAGAACCGTTTGAAGCTTCTTTTTTCGATCACTTCCGAGTTGAATCAGATGCTTCCTTCACAGGACTGGCTTTCGGCTTTACGAGGGAGCTTCAATGAATTGATTGGTGCAGAGGCCAGTTTATTATGGATCAAAAAAGATGGCGAATGGGAGCTTAGCTTCAAAGATGGCAGGACAGTAGCGAAATGCGAATTGACCCCAGAGGCGTTAGCAGAATTTGATGGAATGCGCAGTCCCGTGGTTTTTAATGACCGCAAAAAGGATGGCGGTGTCGCGGCCGCTTGTTTTGAAGAAGACGTGAAGGCGTTTGTCTACTCGCCGCTTGTCATCGAGAACGAAACGATCGGGATGTTCATTGTTGCCCGCAGCCGGACGAAAAGCTTTGAGGACCACGATGTCCAATCGATTGCGACGCTTGCCAACCAACTGGCCGTCATCATCAAGACGCGGATGCTTTTTACCGAAAAAGAAAAGGTGATTGTCCTTGAGGAACGGAACCGGATTGCCCGCGACATCCATGATGGTGTGGCCCAGACGCTTGCCGGGGCAGTCATGAAGCTGGAAACTGCAGGGAAAAAGTTCACTAAGAACCCTGAAGAAACAAAGAAACTTGTGGATGAAAGTGTCATGGGTCTCAGGGAAAGCCTGAAGGAAGTGCGCGAATCGATCTATGCATTGCGCCCGTATCCGACTCAAAAGGCAACGCTGGCAGAAGCGATTTTAAGAAAAATCGAAGCCGTCCAGAAGGAATACCGGCAGGACATTGAATTCGAAATTCGGGGGCAGGAGCAGGAGCTTAGCCCGATGGTCGAAAAAGTTCTGTTCGACACTTTCCAGGAAAGCCTTCACAACGCCATCAAGCATTCTCAGGCTACGAAGGTAGAAGTTCTCTTAAGCTATCAAACTGAGCATATACTGTTGAAAATCAAGGATGAAGGAAAAGGGTTCTCGCTGTTCCAGGCAATGCTGAAGGCGAGGAATCAGCCGCATTTCGGCATCCTGCAAATGAACGATGCCGCTGAAAAAATCAACGCCTCCCTGCAAATCGACAGCAAGGAAGGCTCGGGAACGGAAGTCAGCATCACCGTTCCTAGAATGGGAATCGAGGGGGAAACCACAAATGATCAGGCTCATGCTAGTGGATGA
- a CDS encoding response regulator — protein MIRLMLVDDHAVLRDGLRNIISVEEDIEVVGEAVSGDDALLKVESCKPDMILMDINMPMKNGVEVTGILKKKYPHIKILVLTMHSHEEYFMSAIREGADVYLLKDAPSDQVVEAIRTVARGESVIHPSMTRKLLAFHQQKETKQEDTTLTEREKEVLLCLVEGLSNKEIADRLFISDKTVKIHVSKIFKKLNVKSRSQVVIHAVQHQLVPIPPTSSGA, from the coding sequence ATGATCAGGCTCATGCTAGTGGATGACCATGCCGTGCTCCGCGACGGGCTGCGGAATATTATTTCGGTTGAAGAAGATATCGAAGTCGTCGGCGAAGCGGTATCCGGTGACGATGCACTATTGAAGGTGGAGAGCTGCAAGCCAGACATGATTTTAATGGATATCAACATGCCGATGAAAAATGGCGTTGAAGTCACGGGCATTTTGAAAAAGAAATACCCGCATATTAAAATCCTTGTGCTGACAATGCACAGCCACGAAGAATATTTCATGTCGGCCATCCGTGAAGGAGCGGACGTCTATTTATTGAAGGACGCGCCTTCCGACCAGGTCGTCGAGGCAATACGCACCGTCGCCCGCGGCGAGTCGGTCATCCATCCATCAATGACAAGGAAACTGCTCGCCTTCCACCAGCAAAAAGAAACAAAGCAGGAGGACACAACCCTGACCGAACGTGAAAAGGAAGTATTGCTCTGCCTCGTCGAAGGACTCAGCAACAAAGAAATCGCCGACCGCCTGTTCATCAGCGACAAAACCGTCAAAATCCACGTCAGCAAAATTTTCAAAAAGCTGAATGTCAAAAGCCGCTCCCAAGTCGTCATCCACGCCGTCCAGCATCAGCTCGTGCCAATCCCGCCGACATCGAGCGGAGCATAA
- a CDS encoding S8 family serine peptidase has translation MKFKAAFLSFILMDATVFASIIPGTTTKAVEPVKAVVDSELTKKLLTAITPVEAIVTFKSDEGVLPEQVNLLEKVGITKGLTLNSLPIAGILATKLQIDKLAQSDQVVSIYLNKKLEYENAEATDITGVDQVRTDDSMRKLNGGLPVTGKGIGVVINDSGVDGTHRDLEFGSHLVQNVLGSTNLNALSTLLPVSYVENVPNTDSSSGHGTHVAGIVGGTGEMSGGKYEGVAPGANLIGYGSGAAVAMLDTIGGFDYALTHQHEYNIRVITNSWGDTGDAGTDFDPYHPINIATKKLYDRGIVTVFSAGNSGPDAKTISGNYKKAPWVVTVAAGDKSGKLADFSSRGEEDRGGSVTADGQTWKWVDQPTLTSPGVDIISTRVISPLVLLGATADAEYIEPAHLPFYTTMSGTSMAAPHVAGIVALMLEANPLLSPTEVKSILENTATTMPDYAAWEVGAGYVNAYDAVNAAFKKKK, from the coding sequence ATGAAGTTTAAAGCTGCATTTTTATCATTTATTCTTATGGACGCGACGGTGTTTGCTTCGATTATTCCCGGAACGACGACAAAGGCAGTTGAGCCAGTCAAAGCTGTGGTCGATTCTGAGCTGACGAAAAAGCTTTTGACAGCCATCACCCCTGTCGAAGCAATCGTTACTTTTAAAAGTGATGAGGGGGTCCTGCCTGAGCAGGTAAATCTTCTGGAGAAGGTTGGGATTACGAAGGGTTTGACACTGAATAGCCTGCCGATCGCAGGAATTCTCGCGACAAAATTACAGATTGATAAGCTTGCACAAAGTGACCAGGTAGTTTCTATCTATCTAAACAAGAAGCTGGAATACGAAAATGCGGAAGCGACAGATATCACTGGAGTTGACCAGGTTCGTACAGATGACAGTATGAGAAAGCTGAATGGCGGCTTGCCGGTGACAGGAAAAGGGATTGGCGTCGTCATCAATGACAGCGGTGTTGACGGGACGCATCGTGATCTGGAGTTTGGCAGCCATCTCGTCCAAAATGTGTTGGGATCGACTAACCTGAATGCGCTTAGTACGCTATTGCCTGTTTCTTATGTTGAAAATGTACCGAACACCGATTCAAGCTCCGGACATGGTACGCATGTAGCTGGTATTGTTGGCGGAACTGGCGAAATGTCAGGCGGAAAATATGAGGGAGTCGCTCCTGGCGCGAACTTGATTGGCTATGGATCAGGGGCGGCGGTCGCGATGCTTGATACAATTGGCGGCTTTGATTATGCACTGACCCATCAGCATGAATACAATATCCGCGTCATCACGAATTCTTGGGGAGACACTGGGGATGCAGGGACTGATTTCGATCCTTATCACCCTATTAATATCGCAACGAAAAAACTGTATGACCGCGGCATCGTGACGGTTTTCTCCGCAGGCAATTCAGGTCCGGACGCAAAAACGATTTCCGGAAATTATAAAAAAGCACCGTGGGTCGTTACCGTTGCAGCTGGAGATAAGTCAGGAAAGCTGGCAGATTTCTCTTCACGCGGCGAAGAAGACCGGGGCGGAAGTGTTACCGCCGATGGCCAGACATGGAAATGGGTGGATCAGCCTACATTGACTTCACCTGGAGTCGACATTATTTCAACTAGAGTGATCAGTCCGCTCGTGCTGCTTGGTGCGACTGCAGATGCTGAATACATTGAACCAGCACACCTGCCTTTTTACACGACGATGAGCGGAACATCGATGGCCGCTCCGCATGTCGCCGGAATCGTCGCCTTGATGCTCGAAGCCAATCCGTTGCTGTCGCCTACTGAGGTAAAATCAATCCTTGAAAACACAGCCACCACGATGCCGGATTACGCGGCGTGGGAAGTCGGTGCTGGTTACGTGAATGCATATGATGCGGTCAATGCAGCTTTTAAAAAGAAAAAATGA
- a CDS encoding S8 family serine peptidase, whose protein sequence is MKRFTYLLLALLLIFPVFAVPQGKAGSLAVIDPLVSKALDTASSLQVIVTFKGDSAPTNSQLSLLKTLGIETGISMKSLPIAGVIATKAQIEKLAANPEVQSIYMNRKLSYFNADATAITGVDKARTDDSFRKANDGLPVSGKGIGVVVNDSGVDGTHKDHELGKNLVQNVMGSTNLNALAPGLLPVTYQENVPNTDTNSGHGTHVAGTVGGTGAMSGGKYEGAAPGADLIGYGSGAALFVLDGIGGFDYAITHQSQYNIRVITNSWGSSGDFDPNDPINIASKKAHDRGITVLFAAGNEGPGENTHNPYAKAPWVISLAAAGVKDGKLADFSSRGTKGVGGTFTMDGKEWTWKDEPTVTAPGVDIVSTRVIGPVASLAIDQDAETIEPAYLPYYTTMSGTSMATPHVAGIVALMLEANPLLSPAEIKSILEQTATNMPGYETWEVGAGYVNAYAAIDKAFNDTSYGETLNATQTFYSNVNSSTERKEFSVDYNPLTFISKNQYEFTVEEGMSSLMAKVNGAGLMEQTGNPINLVLIAPDGTEYSSGVSLLFPLYYDRTVSVTSPAPGAWKAEIRGLRGADTNPLGLALPETVKGEMAFTKVSGFSGLNDIAGHPAADAIKMGVSERLFDGFSNGAFKPDALLTRAELAKYLVMGAEIKQVIPAAPSFSDVSKSDLPFVEAAAAKGASFRDHQHIQKGVILPKANSKFSPKDGVTRAELAYSLVQSLGLQKEAEEFDGQLTVQYNDERIAISDVSEVPDHLKGYVQVALDLNILNAKFAVTQGPYDLKPKVTASFNPSVKNTRGDFAVAMTRYYNAFLK, encoded by the coding sequence ATGAAACGTTTTACGTATTTGTTGCTGGCACTATTGCTCATTTTTCCGGTATTTGCTGTACCCCAGGGGAAGGCGGGCAGTCTGGCGGTCATTGATCCGCTGGTTAGCAAGGCACTTGATACTGCGAGCTCACTGCAGGTCATTGTCACTTTTAAAGGAGACAGCGCTCCGACAAACTCGCAATTATCATTGTTAAAAACGCTCGGTATCGAAACGGGGATCAGCATGAAGTCATTGCCGATTGCCGGAGTCATCGCAACAAAAGCACAAATCGAAAAACTTGCGGCAAATCCAGAAGTACAATCGATCTATATGAACAGGAAACTTAGTTACTTCAACGCGGATGCCACCGCAATCACTGGCGTCGATAAAGCCAGGACGGACGACAGCTTCCGCAAAGCGAACGACGGCCTGCCTGTTTCCGGAAAAGGAATCGGTGTCGTCGTGAACGACAGTGGAGTTGACGGAACACATAAAGACCATGAATTGGGCAAGAATCTTGTCCAGAATGTCATGGGTTCCACAAACCTGAATGCACTTGCACCAGGCTTGCTGCCGGTCACATATCAGGAAAACGTCCCGAATACTGATACAAACTCAGGCCATGGTACTCACGTAGCCGGAACGGTCGGCGGAACGGGCGCGATGTCCGGCGGTAAATATGAAGGAGCTGCACCGGGTGCGGACTTGATCGGGTACGGTTCAGGAGCGGCATTGTTCGTCCTTGATGGTATCGGCGGTTTCGACTACGCGATCACTCATCAGTCGCAGTACAATATCCGCGTCATCACAAATTCATGGGGTTCATCAGGCGACTTTGATCCCAACGATCCGATCAATATTGCCAGCAAAAAAGCGCATGACCGCGGAATTACGGTTCTTTTTGCGGCAGGAAATGAAGGACCAGGAGAAAACACTCACAACCCGTACGCTAAAGCTCCATGGGTCATTTCGCTGGCCGCTGCTGGAGTCAAGGACGGGAAGCTGGCTGATTTCTCTTCAAGAGGCACGAAAGGTGTAGGCGGCACTTTTACAATGGATGGAAAGGAATGGACGTGGAAGGATGAACCGACCGTAACGGCACCTGGTGTGGACATCGTTTCAACTCGCGTTATTGGTCCAGTCGCAAGCCTGGCAATCGACCAGGATGCTGAAACAATCGAACCGGCGTACCTGCCTTACTATACAACAATGAGCGGTACATCGATGGCGACTCCGCATGTTGCGGGTATTGTTGCACTAATGCTTGAAGCGAATCCACTGTTGTCGCCTGCCGAAATCAAGTCGATTCTTGAACAGACTGCTACGAATATGCCAGGCTATGAAACCTGGGAAGTCGGCGCAGGTTACGTGAACGCTTATGCAGCAATAGATAAAGCATTCAATGATACATCATATGGCGAGACACTGAACGCAACCCAGACATTCTATAGCAATGTCAATTCATCGACAGAACGAAAGGAATTCTCGGTTGATTACAATCCGTTGACATTTATCTCTAAAAATCAATATGAATTCACAGTTGAAGAAGGTATGTCCAGCCTTATGGCAAAAGTTAATGGAGCAGGTCTCATGGAACAAACGGGCAATCCGATCAACCTTGTGCTGATCGCTCCGGATGGCACAGAATACAGCTCGGGTGTCAGCCTGCTGTTCCCGCTCTATTATGATCGAACCGTATCGGTGACTTCACCGGCACCAGGGGCATGGAAGGCTGAGATTCGCGGACTTCGCGGTGCTGATACCAATCCACTTGGCCTGGCTTTGCCTGAAACGGTAAAAGGAGAAATGGCCTTCACAAAGGTCAGCGGTTTCTCCGGATTGAACGATATTGCCGGACACCCGGCAGCAGATGCCATTAAAATGGGCGTAAGTGAACGATTATTCGATGGCTTTTCGAATGGCGCCTTCAAACCAGATGCGCTTTTAACAAGAGCAGAGCTGGCAAAATACTTGGTGATGGGTGCTGAGATTAAGCAGGTAATTCCAGCTGCGCCGAGTTTCTCGGATGTTTCAAAATCGGACCTTCCATTCGTGGAAGCGGCAGCAGCAAAAGGAGCTTCCTTCCGCGACCACCAGCATATCCAGAAGGGTGTCATCCTGCCAAAAGCAAACAGCAAATTCTCGCCGAAGGATGGCGTGACCCGTGCTGAGCTGGCATACTCACTGGTTCAATCACTAGGTTTGCAAAAGGAAGCAGAGGAATTCGATGGGCAGCTGACTGTACAGTATAATGACGAAAGAATCGCAATTTCAGATGTGTCAGAAGTTCCTGACCATTTGAAAGGCTATGTCCAGGTGGCTCTCGACCTGAATATCCTCAATGCCAAATTTGCTGTCACACAGGGGCCTTATGATCTGAAACCAAAGGTAACAGCAAGTTTCAACCCTTCTGTAAAAAATACACGCGGTGACTTTGCGGTTGCAATGACACGCTACTATAATGCTTTTCTAAAATAA
- a CDS encoding HAD family hydrolase: protein MPKIEAVFFDLDGTLLDRNASVVKFIEDQYDRFWSELSLIDKQRYKSRFIELDARGYVWKDKVYSQLLKEFSITDLKWEDLLEDYMTNFKHSCIGFPHLHEVLGNLQQMGVKLGLVSNGKTRFQMDNVKALGIEGFFDSILISEAVGYSKPDPRILQRARDELGVLAAHSIFVGDHPENDVVAARNIGMIGIWKRDDYWEEAAADFIIEDLKSLLSIILEGAVFHERL, encoded by the coding sequence ATGCCTAAAATAGAAGCTGTGTTTTTTGACCTTGATGGCACCTTGCTGGACCGGAATGCTTCTGTCGTGAAATTTATCGAAGACCAGTATGATCGCTTTTGGTCTGAATTGAGTTTGATAGACAAACAGCGATATAAAAGCAGATTCATAGAATTGGATGCAAGGGGTTATGTCTGGAAGGACAAAGTATACAGCCAGCTTTTAAAAGAATTCAGCATCACGGACTTAAAATGGGAAGACCTGCTGGAGGATTACATGACGAATTTCAAGCATTCATGCATCGGTTTTCCACATTTGCACGAGGTCCTTGGAAATCTCCAACAGATGGGAGTTAAACTCGGATTAGTCTCGAATGGCAAAACTCGATTCCAGATGGACAATGTAAAAGCATTGGGAATTGAAGGATTCTTTGATTCAATCCTGATCTCAGAAGCAGTTGGTTATAGCAAGCCTGACCCGCGAATTTTACAGCGAGCACGTGACGAACTTGGAGTATTGGCGGCACACAGTATATTTGTGGGTGACCACCCTGAAAATGATGTGGTAGCAGCCCGGAACATTGGGATGATTGGAATCTGGAAGCGGGATGACTATTGGGAGGAGGCTGCGGCAGATTTTATTATAGAAGATTTAAAGAGTTTGCTAAGCATTATCCTGGAAGGAGCTGTTTTTCATGAAAGACTTTAA
- a CDS encoding GNAT family N-acetyltransferase, with product MKDFKITYDPPNEVEYINLRLETGMSGKSLEAAQIGLKNSLFAVTIYDEFALVAMGRIIGDGGAFFQVVDIAVKPSFQGRGLGKLIMKELMNYLNEHTYEGSYVSLIADEPANNLYEQYGFAYTYPESHGMYRKY from the coding sequence ATGAAAGACTTTAAGATTACATACGACCCGCCCAATGAAGTTGAATATATCAATCTGCGCCTCGAAACAGGAATGAGCGGCAAATCGCTGGAAGCTGCACAGATTGGATTGAAAAATTCATTATTCGCGGTCACCATTTATGATGAGTTTGCCCTTGTGGCTATGGGACGGATTATTGGGGATGGCGGGGCATTTTTTCAGGTTGTTGATATTGCCGTCAAGCCATCATTTCAGGGAAGGGGATTGGGAAAGCTAATCATGAAAGAACTTATGAACTATTTAAATGAACATACATATGAAGGGTCATATGTAAGCCTGATTGCCGATGAACCGGCAAATAACCTTTATGAACAATATGGCTTTGCATATACTTATCCAGAATCCCATGGAATGTACCGGAAATATTGA